From a region of the Sander lucioperca isolate FBNREF2018 chromosome 8, SLUC_FBN_1.2, whole genome shotgun sequence genome:
- the gpr1 gene encoding G-protein coupled receptor 1, whose amino-acid sequence MGDSGEDYGNYTYEFEDMEYGDVEEFKVDHRQREPIHIISVVIYIISFVLGLIGNGTVIWVTAFKSKKTVNSVWLLNLAMADFVFVLFLPFSIDYILQDFHWDFGMVMCKLNSFVSVMNMYASVLFLTVLSIDRYVSLVHLNWCQRYRAKERAWVVCGCIWVLAAALSCPALIFRDTMHLHDKVVCFNNFHTQDGHTAAMIHIMTVVIRTTVGFLLPFTAICVTGILLTIKVNQSGGSVQLSSFSKTVSAVILAFFLCWAPFHTFSLMELSIHSSLYLHSILKAGFPLATSLGFFNSCINPLLYMLLSKKVRHILKRACLDITKSSLRELSQSISATEIESEPEVQQDSVPEEPVESSTL is encoded by the coding sequence ATGGGTGACTCTGGAGAGGACTATGGAAACTACACCTATGAATTCGAGGACATGGAGTACGGCGATGTGGAGGAATTTAAAGTAGACCACAGACAGAGGGAACCTATCCACATTATCTCAGTGGTCATCTATATTATTTCCTTTGTGCTTGGTCTGATTGGAAATGGAACTGTCATTTGGGTGACAGCGTTTAAAAGCAAAAAGACAGTTAACAGTGTTTGGTTACTCAATCTAGCCATGGCCGACTTTGTATTTGTGCTTTTTCTACCCTTCTCCATTGATTACATACTGCAGGACTTCCATTGGGACTTTGGTATGGTCATGTGTAAGCTTAACTCATTTGTGTCTGTGATGAACATGTATGCCAGTGTGCTCTTTCTCACAGTGCTCAGTATAGACAGATATGTTTCTCTGGTCCACCTCAACTGGTGTCAGAGGTATCGCGCTAAAGAGAGAGCCTGGGTTGTATGTGGTTGCATATGGGTGCTGGCTGCTGCCTTGAGCTGTCCTGCACTGATTTTTCGTGACACCATGCACTTACATGACAAGGTAGTGTGCTTCAACAACTTCCACACACAGGACGGACATACAGCAGCCATGATACACATTATGACAGTGGTCATTCGTACCACTGTGGGCTTCCTTTTGCCTTTTACTGCCATATGTGTGACGGGTATACTTCTGACAATCAAAGTGAATCAATCTGGGGGCTCGGTTCAGCTGTCCAGCTTCTCCAAAACAGTATCTGCAGTAATTCTGGCCTTCTTTTTATGCTGGGCACCTTTTCATACTTTTAGCTTGATGGAGTTATCCATACATTCCTCATTATACCTACACAGCATACTGAAAGCTGGCTTTCCTCTTGCCACCAGCTTAGGCTTTTTTAACAGCTGCATTAACCCCCTCCTGTATATGCTCCTGAGCAAAAAGGTGCGTCATATCCTGAAGCGTGCATGCCTGGACATTACTAAGAGTTCACTGAGAGAGCTCAGCCAGTCAATCTCTGCAACTGAGATAGAGTCTGAGCCAGAAGTTCAACAGGACAGTGTCCCAGAGGAGCCTGTGGAGTCATCAACTCTATGA